GAAAGATATTCCTTCTCGAAAAGCACGGTCCTGACTCCGGCCTTCGCAAGCTCGTAGGCGGAGGACGCTCCGTGCACTCCTCCTCCGACTATAATGACATCGGCAGTTTTTACAGTCATGTTTTCTCCGCCTCCTATTCGCCTTCGCCGGCAAGCAGCTTTACTTTTATCGGTTTCACGGGCGGCCTGATGACGCCGGGACGGACGTCCGCTATCGGCTTCCCCGTCGCTTTGGCGAGCTCGCGCAGGATGATGTCGCGGCAGCCACGTCCCTGGCACGGCCCCATTCCTACGCGCAGTATCCTCTTAAGTTCGTCGAACTCGGTATAGCCCGCCGCGATCCATCTGCGTATTTCGTCTATCTCTATCTCTTCGCAGCGGCATATCACGTTTGCCTTCGCCATTTCAGCACACCACCTTTATCGCGCGTATGTCGTCGTATTTGTCTTTCGGTATCGCGACGCTCACGACGTACGTCTTGTCCTTGGACGGTTCGGTTACCG
The window above is part of the Cloacibacillus sp. An23 genome. Proteins encoded here:
- a CDS encoding (2Fe-2S)-binding protein; this translates as MAKANVICRCEEIEIDEIRRWIAAGYTEFDELKRILRVGMGPCQGRGCRDIILRELAKATGKPIADVRPGVIRPPVKPIKVKLLAGEGE